From a single Eleginops maclovinus isolate JMC-PN-2008 ecotype Puerto Natales chromosome 20, JC_Emac_rtc_rv5, whole genome shotgun sequence genomic region:
- the si:dkey-195m11.8 gene encoding LOW QUALITY PROTEIN: fidgetin (The sequence of the model RefSeq protein was modified relative to this genomic sequence to represent the inferred CDS: inserted 1 base in 1 codon): MTSLLKMHWSPEHAAPLSQWPEQHLDVTSTTSPPSAHKHDPYTTAGRRGYGLAGYPWASDDISALTASSLLKRYAEKYSGLELSYDRPPSGAYPEPGTFLKSESEPWGLGQGMECYPGXEALTGTKVGIPSTGSVTVVSSNLASESGFSGAGSCGAPPSQDYPPAYNSTYLSSGYCPQPGAALPPAPLHSLQATPTLVPSYSASTPVYNYPPGCYPQSSLSSGYSHPSASYLPPGISAPTPLAPRPNMVGGGYSYQTHSLGGSSEGGVPLKRKAFEMAEEGQEGAEVEGSRYRKYGNSHSKSHGNGHGNGYDRSVSVSDPQAYKPGKPMMSPSYGGAGDYSPPSGLAGESASAEHSFPQQQRMSMKIPASHTRSEDPAAGR; encoded by the exons ATGACCA GTCTGTTGAAGATGCACTGGTCCCCGGAGCACGCCGCCCCCTTATCTCAATGGCCTGAGCAGCACCTAGATGTCACCTCTACCACCTCACCACCGTCTGCCCACAAACACGACCCTTACACCACGGCTGGTCGCCGTGGCTATGGCCTTGCAGGTTACCCCTGGGCCAGTGATGACATATCGGCCCTTACTGCTTCTTCTCTGCTCAAACGCTACGCTGAGAAGTACTCGGGCTTAGAGCTGTCCTATGACCGCCCTCCTTCAGGGGCCTACCCTGAGCCTGGGACTTTTCTGAAAAGTGAATCTGAGCCATGGGGTCTTGGTCAGGGCATGGAGTGTTACCCTG TGGAGGCATTAACTGGCACCAAGGTGGGAATCCCATCCACAGGAAGTGTTACAGTAGTGAGCAGTAACTTGGCCTCTGAGTCAGGCTTCAGTGGCGCCGGCTCCTGCGGTGCCCCGCCATCTCAGGATTACCCTCCTGCCTACAACAGCACCTACCTGTCCTCAGGTTACTGCCCTCAGCCCGGCGCAGCACTTCCCCCTGCCCCTCTACACTCTTTGCAGGCCACACCCACTCTAGTGCCCAGCTACAGTGCCAGCACTCCTGTTTACAACTACCCCCCAGGGTGCTACCCTCAGAGCAGCCTGTCCTCTGGATACAGCCACCCCAGTGCCTCCTACCTTCCCCCTGGGATTAGTGCCCCTACTCCTCTGGCCCCGAGGCCCAACATGGTGGGGGGCGGTTACAGCTACCAAACTCACAGCCTTGGAGGGAGCTCCGAGGGAGGTGTGCCGCTGAAACGTAAGGCCTTCGAGATGGCAGAGGAAGGACAGGAGGGAGCGGAGGTGGAGGGATCTCGCTACAGAAAGTACGGAAACAGTCATAGCAAGAGTCACGGCAACGGGCACGGCAATGGCTACGATAGGAGCGTCTCTGTCTCAGACCCACAGGCCTACAAACCAGGAAAGCCCATGATGTCACCCTCCTATGGCGGGGCAGGGGACTACAGCCCACCGTCAGGCCTGGCAGGAGAGAGTGCCTCAGCGGAGCACAGCTTTCCTCAGCAACAGAGAATGTCTATGAAGATCCCCGCATCACACACACGATCTGAGGACCCCGCTGCAGGGCGCTGA